The Planctomycetota bacterium genome contains a region encoding:
- the rpsO gene encoding 30S ribosomal protein S15 produces MAILTDDKKQIIDKHQRQDNDTGSVEVQVAILTAKIADLTEHLKVHKKDYSSRRGLLKMVARRTNLLKYLQRIDRPRYLALIQSLGLRK; encoded by the coding sequence ATGGCCATTCTGACCGACGACAAGAAGCAGATCATCGACAAGCACCAGCGGCAGGACAACGACACCGGCAGTGTCGAAGTCCAGGTCGCGATCCTGACCGCCAAGATCGCCGACCTCACCGAGCACCTCAAGGTCCACAAGAAGGACTATTCCAGCCGCCGCGGCCTGCTCAAGATGGTCGCCCGCCGGACCAATCTGCTCAAATACCTCCAGCGGATCGATCGGCCTCGCTATCTGGCGCTGATCCAGAGCCTTGGCCTCCGCAAGTAA
- a CDS encoding polyribonucleotide nucleotidyltransferase produces the protein MQEIRVEKTIAGRTLSIETGTVARQAAGSVTVQYGDTVVLAAVARGAPRPGIDFFPLQVEYRERRSAAGKFPGGFMKREGRPSNREVLIMRMVDRPLRPLLPDGFKDELQIHLNVLSYDGVNDPDVIAGIAASAALAVSDIPFDGPTAHVRCGLVPDENDELQQVLMPTIEQQADSDIDLVLAGTKDLPNMIEVGAFEVEEEEVTDLIEFGHKAIKDICGLIDELADKVGRKEKVVLGPSDVDADLVQKVHDMAFDKIKAAKGEPGKLDRADKIKAIRDEVMDALAPEPEQDAPYFLYQERTKRGIEVGNAFRKVEKKATRALVLDGTRPDGRKADEIRDITHQVGVIPRVHGSSLFTRGETQSLCTVTLGTSGDDQMVDGLTEEYAQKFMLHYNFPPYSVGEVRRLGGVSRRELGHGALAEKGLLSVMPEVEDFPYTVRVISDITESNGSSSMASACAGCLAMMDAGVPITDMVAGISVGVIKDGEGSKAKFHLLTDILGEEDGFGDMDFKVIGTEHGITAIQLDIKIAGLPIKVIKDTLKRAKDARLGILKGMKETIAEPRADISKYAPKLISLKIDPEKIGKVIGPSGKTIRKIQEETGARIDIDDDGTVQFSASTPGGAEKARDIVEAMTQQVQEGRIYKGEIVSIKDFGAFVEIAPETDGLLHVSEISNNYVERVGDHLKVGDELEVKVIRIDEQGRIKLSRKAVLEERGEKDDIGVPRKPKGENGGDDEGGSRRRGGRRRGGSSNGDREEASAEKSSSDDQPRRRRRRGSDDD, from the coding sequence ATGCAAGAAATTCGAGTCGAAAAGACCATCGCAGGTCGCACCCTGTCGATCGAGACCGGCACCGTCGCCCGCCAAGCCGCCGGCAGCGTGACCGTTCAATACGGCGACACCGTCGTCCTCGCCGCCGTCGCACGCGGTGCCCCACGCCCGGGCATTGACTTCTTCCCACTCCAGGTCGAGTACCGCGAACGCCGCAGCGCCGCCGGCAAGTTCCCCGGCGGCTTCATGAAGCGTGAAGGCCGGCCGAGCAACCGCGAAGTCCTCATCATGCGGATGGTCGACCGTCCGCTCCGGCCGCTCTTACCGGACGGCTTTAAGGACGAGCTTCAGATCCACCTCAATGTCTTGTCGTACGACGGCGTCAACGATCCCGACGTCATCGCCGGCATCGCCGCCTCGGCCGCGCTCGCCGTCAGCGACATCCCGTTCGACGGCCCGACCGCGCACGTCCGCTGTGGTCTGGTTCCGGACGAGAACGACGAGTTGCAACAGGTGCTCATGCCGACCATCGAGCAGCAGGCCGACAGTGACATCGACTTAGTGCTCGCCGGCACGAAGGACCTGCCGAACATGATCGAGGTCGGCGCGTTCGAGGTCGAGGAAGAGGAGGTCACCGACCTCATCGAGTTCGGCCACAAGGCGATCAAGGACATCTGCGGCCTGATCGACGAGTTAGCCGACAAGGTCGGTCGCAAAGAGAAGGTCGTCCTCGGCCCGAGCGACGTCGATGCGGACCTCGTCCAGAAGGTCCACGACATGGCCTTCGACAAGATCAAGGCGGCCAAGGGCGAGCCGGGCAAGCTCGACCGGGCCGACAAGATCAAGGCCATCCGCGACGAGGTCATGGACGCGCTCGCCCCCGAGCCGGAGCAAGACGCGCCCTACTTCCTCTATCAGGAGCGCACCAAACGCGGCATCGAGGTCGGCAACGCCTTCCGCAAGGTCGAGAAGAAGGCGACACGCGCCCTCGTCCTCGATGGCACCCGCCCCGACGGTCGCAAGGCCGACGAGATTCGCGACATCACCCACCAGGTCGGCGTCATCCCGCGCGTCCACGGCAGCAGCCTCTTCACCCGCGGCGAGACGCAGAGCCTCTGCACCGTCACTTTGGGCACGTCGGGCGACGACCAGATGGTCGACGGCCTGACCGAGGAGTACGCCCAGAAGTTCATGCTTCACTACAACTTCCCGCCCTACTCGGTCGGCGAAGTCCGTCGGCTGGGCGGCGTGAGCCGGCGTGAGCTGGGCCACGGGGCCCTGGCGGAGAAGGGCCTGCTCTCCGTTATGCCGGAGGTCGAGGACTTTCCGTACACCGTCCGCGTCATCAGTGACATCACCGAGTCGAACGGCTCATCGTCGATGGCGTCGGCCTGTGCCGGCTGCCTCGCGATGATGGATGCGGGCGTGCCGATCACCGACATGGTCGCCGGCATCAGCGTCGGTGTCATCAAGGACGGCGAAGGCTCCAAGGCCAAGTTCCACCTGCTCACCGACATCCTCGGCGAAGAGGACGGCTTTGGTGACATGGACTTCAAGGTCATCGGCACCGAGCACGGCATCACTGCCATCCAGCTCGATATCAAGATCGCGGGTCTCCCGATCAAGGTGATCAAGGACACCCTCAAGCGGGCCAAGGACGCACGCCTGGGCATCCTCAAGGGCATGAAGGAGACGATCGCCGAGCCGCGAGCCGACATCTCCAAGTACGCACCCAAGCTCATCAGCCTCAAGATCGACCCCGAGAAGATCGGCAAGGTCATCGGTCCATCCGGCAAGACGATCCGCAAGATTCAGGAGGAGACCGGTGCCCGCATCGACATCGACGACGACGGCACGGTGCAGTTCAGCGCCAGCACGCCGGGCGGCGCCGAGAAGGCACGCGACATCGTCGAGGCGATGACGCAGCAGGTCCAGGAAGGCCGCATCTACAAAGGCGAGATCGTCTCGATCAAGGACTTCGGTGCCTTCGTCGAGATCGCCCCCGAGACGGACGGCCTCCTGCACGTCAGCGAGATTTCCAACAACTACGTCGAGCGCGTCGGCGACCACCTCAAGGTCGGCGACGAGCTGGAGGTCAAGGTCATCCGCATTGACGAGCAGGGCCGCATCAAGCTCAGCCGCAAGGCCGTGCTCGAAGAGCGTGGCGAGAAGGACGACATCGGCGTGCCGCGCAAGCCCAAGGGCGAGAACGGCGGCGACGACGAAGGC